Proteins found in one Chitinivibrionales bacterium genomic segment:
- a CDS encoding NAD-dependent epimerase/dehydratase family protein, with product MKTLITGAPGWLGTTLVETLIKGSDEFDVETRDVRCLVLRGTDTSYLKELGAEIVEGDLTDPTTLMNVANGVDTVIHCAGLIHPKFVRELHEINTRGTENMITAASYAGVKRFVFISSNSPAGTTRGKKIQMTESTSYNPYMAYGRSKADAEKIVTRFQQQGKIETVIIRPCWFYGPNQPARQSRFFNMIKAGNPLVFGDGSNLRSMSYVDNIVQGIVLAEKNEKANGQIYWIADERPYPTIEIYRTVADLLGVDNFQPRHVPGISCLIAEISDLAIQATGLYWTEVHVVGEMNKNIACSIEKAKKELGYQPKIDLREGMKRSIEWCRKNGMDI from the coding sequence ATGAAAACACTTATAACTGGTGCCCCCGGATGGCTTGGAACGACCCTGGTTGAAACCTTAATTAAAGGCAGTGATGAGTTCGATGTCGAGACACGGGATGTCCGGTGTCTTGTGTTGAGAGGTACCGATACCTCGTATCTGAAAGAACTCGGTGCCGAGATTGTGGAAGGCGATCTTACCGATCCGACGACACTCATGAATGTGGCTAATGGAGTCGATACGGTTATCCATTGCGCCGGTTTGATTCATCCTAAGTTTGTCCGGGAACTCCACGAGATCAATACCCGTGGTACCGAAAACATGATCACCGCAGCATCCTATGCCGGAGTCAAACGGTTTGTTTTCATCAGCAGCAACTCTCCTGCGGGAACAACCCGGGGCAAGAAAATCCAGATGACCGAATCTACTTCCTATAATCCCTATATGGCCTATGGCCGAAGCAAAGCCGATGCCGAAAAAATCGTCACCCGCTTTCAGCAGCAGGGCAAAATCGAGACCGTCATTATCCGTCCATGCTGGTTTTATGGTCCCAATCAACCGGCCCGCCAAAGCAGATTTTTCAACATGATCAAGGCCGGCAATCCGTTGGTTTTCGGTGACGGCTCCAATCTTCGGAGCATGTCCTACGTCGATAATATCGTCCAGGGGATCGTTCTTGCTGAAAAGAACGAAAAAGCCAACGGCCAGATCTACTGGATCGCCGATGAGCGTCCATACCCGACAATCGAAATCTACCGCACCGTTGCCGACCTGCTGGGTGTCGATAATTTCCAGCCTCGCCATGTTCCCGGCATATCCTGCCTGATCGCCGAAATCTCCGATCTGGCTATCCAGGCCACCGGTCTCTACTGGACCGAGGTTCACGTGGTTGGCGAAATGAACAAGAATATCGCCTGCAGTATCGAAAAGGCCAAAAAGGAGCTGGGATATCAACCCAAAATCGATCTTCGTGAAGGCATGAAACGCTCGATTGAGTGGTGCCGGAAAAACGGGATGGATATTTGA
- a CDS encoding decaprenyl-phosphate phosphoribosyltransferase yields the protein MTMFKHLIISLRPWQWVKNSFVLAPLIFTNQFMNIRLGLKFLAGFGVFSIFASTVYLINDIADREKDRAHPLKKNRPIAAGKLSVSFAVATAVIMLAVAIPLAYLVDKQFFVISLIYLGLNFAYSFGFKKLIIIDALCVALGFVFRIWAGTAIANVDPTAWITLSTFFLALFLVFGKRRGEMVHIDRKTYNPKTALMKYQPQFLDSVIIVVSTCAIMCYSLFALSGYAKEKFGTEYLIAGVPFVVYGIFRYFHLIYNEEKGADPTDAVLTDFPIQIAVVGWLVTMVAVIYIF from the coding sequence ATGACAATGTTCAAGCATCTGATTATAAGCCTTCGTCCCTGGCAATGGGTCAAAAATTCCTTTGTTCTGGCACCACTGATATTTACAAATCAGTTTATGAACATACGGCTGGGCCTGAAATTCCTGGCGGGCTTTGGTGTGTTCAGTATCTTTGCAAGCACGGTCTATTTGATCAACGATATCGCCGACAGGGAAAAAGACCGTGCCCATCCCCTGAAAAAGAACCGCCCCATTGCAGCGGGAAAGCTGAGTGTCTCCTTTGCCGTAGCTACCGCAGTGATCATGCTGGCGGTTGCGATACCCCTGGCGTATCTGGTTGATAAACAGTTCTTTGTTATAAGCCTGATATATCTCGGCCTTAATTTTGCGTACTCCTTCGGTTTCAAAAAACTTATTATTATCGACGCTCTCTGCGTGGCGCTGGGATTCGTTTTCAGGATCTGGGCCGGTACTGCTATTGCAAATGTTGACCCCACCGCCTGGATAACCTTGTCGACGTTCTTTCTGGCGCTTTTTCTGGTATTCGGTAAACGCCGGGGAGAAATGGTGCATATCGACAGAAAAACCTACAATCCCAAAACAGCGCTCATGAAATATCAGCCGCAGTTTCTTGACAGTGTTATTATTGTGGTATCGACCTGCGCGATCATGTGCTATTCGCTTTTTGCTCTTTCAGGCTATGCAAAGGAGAAATTCGGCACCGAATATCTGATCGCCGGAGTGCCCTTTGTGGTGTACGGTATATTCAGGTATTTTCATCTTATTTACAACGAAGAGAAAGGGGCCGATCCCACCGATGCGGTCCTGACCGATTTCCCGATTCAGATTGCGGTAGTCGGCTGGTTGGTTACGATGGTGGCTGTAATATATATTTTCTGA
- a CDS encoding glycine hydroxymethyltransferase: protein MSNEAIQEYLSSVPTEKINSGFLAYLANLTEVAKVAPLVAQSTVQELIDQRNNLKLIASENYCSLSTQLAMGNLLTDKYAEGFPLHRFYSGCGNVDDIEAFACDQACKLFGCDHAYMQPHSGADANLIAYWAILSARVETPALEKIGEKNVAKLSQEDWTKLRHELGNQRLLGMDYYSGGHLTHGYRHNVSAQMFDAYTYGVNKDTGLIDYDEIARMAKEIKPLILLAGYSAYPRKIDFAKMREIADSVGAVFMVDMAHFAGLVAGGVFTGNFSPINHAHIVTSTTHKTLRGPRGGIILSTAEFGEYVDKGCPMVIGGPLPHIMASKAVALVEAAGPEFKDYARKIVENASIMAEACRSEGMKIATDGTDNHLFLVDVTTFDITGRQAESAVRDCRMTLNRNSLPNDPNGPWYTSGLRIGTPAVTTLGMGEDQMKEIASILKLVLSHIKATTIDSGPNAGKLSKAKYTIEDSAKKEAQSRVETLLKSYPVYPELDGDLLRKHFS from the coding sequence ATGTCTAATGAAGCTATTCAGGAGTATTTGTCGTCGGTTCCCACAGAAAAGATTAACAGCGGCTTTCTGGCCTATCTTGCCAATCTTACCGAAGTCGCCAAAGTTGCCCCGCTGGTGGCTCAGTCGACGGTTCAGGAGCTAATCGATCAGCGAAATAACCTGAAATTGATCGCCAGTGAAAATTACTGTTCCCTTTCGACCCAGCTCGCTATGGGAAACCTTCTGACCGATAAATATGCTGAAGGCTTTCCTCTGCACCGGTTTTACTCAGGCTGCGGCAATGTAGATGATATCGAAGCCTTTGCCTGTGATCAGGCATGTAAACTTTTTGGATGCGACCATGCCTATATGCAGCCTCACAGCGGTGCGGATGCCAATCTTATCGCCTACTGGGCAATTCTGAGTGCCCGGGTGGAAACCCCTGCACTTGAGAAAATCGGTGAAAAAAATGTGGCCAAGCTTTCACAGGAAGACTGGACAAAGCTCCGGCATGAATTGGGAAATCAACGGCTTCTGGGTATGGATTACTATTCGGGTGGCCATCTCACCCATGGCTATCGCCACAATGTTTCTGCTCAGATGTTCGATGCCTATACTTATGGAGTAAATAAAGACACCGGCTTGATCGATTATGATGAAATTGCCCGAATGGCAAAAGAGATTAAGCCGCTGATTCTTCTTGCGGGATACAGTGCCTATCCCCGGAAGATCGATTTTGCCAAAATGCGTGAGATTGCCGATTCGGTGGGCGCGGTCTTTATGGTCGATATGGCCCATTTCGCCGGCCTGGTTGCGGGCGGCGTGTTTACCGGCAATTTCAGTCCGATCAATCATGCTCATATCGTAACTTCCACAACCCACAAAACTCTTCGTGGCCCCCGGGGCGGAATTATCCTCTCCACCGCAGAATTCGGCGAGTATGTCGATAAAGGATGTCCCATGGTGATCGGTGGCCCGCTTCCGCATATCATGGCATCGAAAGCAGTAGCGCTGGTTGAAGCCGCCGGACCTGAATTTAAAGATTATGCCCGCAAAATTGTGGAAAATGCATCAATTATGGCCGAGGCATGCCGGAGTGAAGGTATGAAAATCGCTACAGACGGTACCGATAACCATCTTTTCCTCGTTGATGTTACTACCTTTGATATTACCGGACGGCAGGCTGAAAGTGCAGTCAGAGATTGTCGGATGACACTCAACCGGAATTCACTGCCTAACGATCCAAACGGGCCCTGGTATACAAGCGGTCTTCGTATCGGAACCCCCGCAGTGACAACTCTCGGTATGGGTGAAGACCAGATGAAAGAAATCGCATCGATCCTCAAACTTGTCCTCTCTCATATAAAAGCCACCACGATTGACTCCGGACCAAATGCCGGAAAGTTGAGTAAGGCAAAGTATACTATCGAGGATTCAGCAAAAAAAGAAGCCCAATCCCGGGTCGAAACGCTTTTGAAATCCTATCCTGTGTATCCGGAACTTGACGGGGATCTTCTCCGAAAACATTTTAGCTGA